One stretch of Scophthalmus maximus strain ysfricsl-2021 chromosome 12, ASM2237912v1, whole genome shotgun sequence DNA includes these proteins:
- the tbk1 gene encoding serine/threonine-protein kinase TBK1, translating to MQSTTNYLWLISDLLGQGATANVYRGRHKKTGDLYAVKVFNNLSFLRPLDVQMREFEVLKKLNHKNIVKLFAVEEESNTRHKVLVMEYCPCGSLYTVLEESSNAYGLPEDEFLIVLHDVVAGMNHLREYGIVHRDIKPGNIMRVIGEDGCSVYKLTDFGAARELEDDEQFVSLYGTEEYLHPDMYERAVLRKDHQKKYGATVDLWSIGVTFYHAATGSLPFRPFEGPRRNKEVMYKIITEKPSGTISGHQKSENGKIEWSTEMPVSCSLSKGLQSLLTPVLANILEADQEKCWGFDQFFAETNDILHRAVVYVFSLQQATLHHIYIHEYNTAALFQELLSRRTSVPLHNQELLYEGRRLVLDPNRQAKAFPKTSRDNPIMLVSRESVATVGLIFEDPSPPKVQPRYDLDLDASYAKTFAGDVGHLWKTSESLLVYQELVRKGVRGLNELMKEDYSEIQHKKSEVFHLCNYCTQILEKTEQLFEVLMQANLLSTEYDEISDMHKKVVRISGSLEPIERMTQDLKSKFLSGGLLTDLWTQQVGTHPKDRNVEKIKVLLDAITAIYQQFKKDKAERRLPYNEEQIHKFDKQKLVLHASKARSLFTEECAMKYRLFISKSEEWMRKVHHVRKQLLGLTGQLIGIEKEVTMLMERVIKLQEQLPQKLLPLVSSGMKPQAYLSQNTLVEMTLGMKKLKEEMEGVVKELAENNHFLERFGTLTLDGGLRG from the exons ATGCAGAGCACCACCAACTACCTGTGGCTGATCTCAGACCTGCTGGGTCAGGGAGCCACGGCCAACGTGTACCGCGGACGACACAAG aaaacCGGGGACCTGTACGCGGTCAAAGTCTTCAACAACCTGAGTTTCCTTCGGCCGCTCGACGTCCAGATGAGAGAGTTCGAGGTTCTGAAGAAACTGAACCACAAGAACATCGTGAAGCTGTTcgccgtggaggaggag TCCAACACCCGTCACAAGGTCCTGGTGATGGAGTACTGTCCGTGCGGGAGCCTCTACACCGTGTTGGAGGAGTCGTCCAACGCCTACGGACTCCCGGAGGACGAGTTCCTCATCGTGCTGCACGACGTCG TCGCAGGTATGAACCACCTGAGGGAGTATGGCATCGTGCACCGCGACATCAAACCAGGAAACATCATGCGAGTGATCGGAGAGGACGGATGTTCTGTCTACAAACTGACCGACTTCGGAGCCGCaagggagctggaggacgacGAGCAGTTCGTGTCCCTGTACGGCACAGAGGAGTATCTG CATCCCGACATGTATGAACGAGCCGTGCTGAGAAAAGATCACCAGAAGAAATACGGAGCGACGGTCGATCTGTGGTCCATCGGCGTCACGTTCTATCACGCCGCCACCGGCAGCCTCCCGTTCCGCCCATTTGAGGGGCCGCGCAGGAACAAGGAAGTGAT GTACAAGATCATCACAGAGAAGCCGTCGGGGACGATCTCCGGTCACCAGAAGTCTGAGAACGGGAAGATCGAGTGGAGCACGGAGATGCCCGTGTCCTGCAGCCTGTCCAA GGGTCTGCAGAGCCTCCTCACTCCGGTCCTCGCCAACATCCTGGAGGCGGACCAGGAGAAGTGTTGGGGCTTCGACCAGTTCTTCGCCGAGACCAACGACATCCTGCACCGCGCCGTCGTCTACGTGTTCAGTCTGCAGCAGGCGACGCTGCACCACATCTACATCCACGAGTACAACAC GGCGGCGCTGTTCCAGGAGCTGCTGTCCCGCAGGACGAGCGTCCCGCTTCACAACCAGGAGCTGCTGTACGAGGGCCGACGCCTCGTCCTCGACCCCAACCGCCAGGCCAAGGCCTTCCCCAAGACGTCCAGGGACAACCCCATCATGCTCGTCAGCCGCGAGTCCGTCGCCACCGTCGGACTCATCTTCGAAGATC cgAGTCCGCCCAAAGTGCAGCCGCGCTACGACCTGGACCTGGACGCTAGCTACGCTAAG ACGTTTGCGGGCGACGTTGGACATTTGTGGAAAACCTCAGAGTCTCTGCTGGTTTATCAGGAGCTGGTGAGGAAAGGAGTTCGAGGCTTAAA TGAGCTGATGAAGGAGGACTACAGTGAGATCCAGCACAAGAAGTCTGAGGTTTTCCATCTGTGTAACTACTGTACACAGATACTGGAGAAGACTGAGCagct GTTCGAGGTGTTGATGCAGGCGAACCTGCTGTCGACTGAATACGACGAGATCTCAGACATGCACAAGAAAGTCGTCCGA ATCTCCGGCTCTTTGGAGCCGATCGAACGAATGACACAGGACTTGAAGAGCAAGTTTCTGTCCGGAGGCTTGTTGACGGACCTCTGGACCCAGCAAGTGGGAACGCACCCCAAAGACAGGAA tGTTGAGAAGATCAAAGTTCTGCTCGACGCCATCACGGCCATTTACCAACAGTTCAAGAAGGACAAGGCAGAGAGAC GTTTACCGTACAACGAGGAGCAGATCCACAAGTTCGACAA aCAGAAGCTGGTCCTCCATGCCAGTAAGGCTCGGTCTCTGTTCACGGAGGAATGTGCCATGAAGTATCGTCTGTTCATCTCCAAGAGTGAAGAGTGGATGAG gaaggTTCACCACGTGAGGAAGCAGCTGCTCGGTCTGACCGGTCAGCTGATTGGCATCGAGAAGGAGGTCACCATGCTGATGGAGCGAGTCATCAAG ctCCAGGAGCAGCTCCCTCAGAAGCTCCTCCCCTTGGTGTCCAGTGGGATGAAGCCTCAGGCCTACCTGAGTCAGAACACGCTGGTGGAGATGACGCTCGG gatgaagaagctgaaggaggagatggagggcgTGGTCAAAGAGCTGGCAGAGAACAACCACTTCTtagagag GTTTGGGACATTGACGCTGGACGGAGGATTGAGAGGATGA